A part of Melittangium boletus DSM 14713 genomic DNA contains:
- a CDS encoding PilZ domain-containing protein, giving the protein MNIPVRDVLVVHPNAGRRAALASALPSHRVVAVESKTEAAFKMAAATPVLIIAPPDDARLFLRQVAHVAPNALRVFLCSQSDPVGLAELMRSAAEGHVFSVLDEALSGPELGRTLAHLLQHFGSASLTVGAAPYTAHFYLEEQAHVAQCLEIGNFGASLLLPEGLSPAAFPPGSGLEGLSIERAGQTIFQAPWAHVQRAQQVHDQFGPHLQLDVSWATAMHPPPPAPGVTMEDPAEVQATLRKALRRDSIMWVQRANDPSVQLRLESPSVDGAGEMPVLRCQSSGLLEAGVGDEVDLFFEMGGQSYSGVSLLLVNAPDGQMVVGLPRSLVIRNWRSLPRFKPVPSQRFLLSFQAPITGQPTTRPVLDMSVGGLSFAFDASREILPAGSRFGASLLLPDGRTTNCQLEVRSIQAMHSEAQPGADLRPFRAGVRLSELSSDVHAAILQSFISARCQAVSEGHELPFERIWQLMEEARYRFHPDYPFNSEPPPAVLGDTHRKVYSTGDLGRCLVYTSDKGLQGQIAALRIHSRTWLVQHLAVRPGVRRNEQVSYELSNLAVELGEVQQDIEFIRYSWRKDNRWPSRRIGWLARALETPGLSFLRHFAYMRMPLTSEAPPLARELPRVRDGVRTDFVWIELYLRDRGDLVRVLSEDLLTDEVDLGALRERYRAHGLHRNRRVFVVDGDYSPLAVALCEESTPGLNLLEKTNAFWLLVPNRNHPRAREAVQALIQRCVDHARERGRPSAIGLVDEEDIDVLTEAGFENLGRFSEWIFHRSMVRRVCELWRSVFERLGGAPAPDWSGEESIE; this is encoded by the coding sequence ATGAATATCCCGGTTCGAGACGTCCTGGTGGTTCACCCCAATGCGGGTCGGCGCGCGGCACTGGCCTCGGCGCTTCCCTCGCATCGGGTGGTGGCCGTGGAGTCCAAGACGGAGGCGGCCTTCAAGATGGCGGCCGCGACTCCGGTGCTCATCATCGCGCCTCCGGATGACGCCCGGTTGTTCCTGAGGCAGGTGGCGCACGTGGCGCCCAACGCCTTGCGCGTCTTTCTCTGTTCGCAATCGGATCCCGTGGGTCTGGCCGAACTGATGCGCAGCGCGGCCGAGGGCCACGTCTTCAGCGTCCTGGACGAGGCGCTCTCGGGGCCCGAGCTGGGCCGCACCCTGGCTCACCTGCTGCAACATTTCGGCTCGGCGAGCCTCACGGTGGGCGCCGCGCCCTACACGGCGCACTTCTATCTGGAGGAGCAGGCCCACGTGGCCCAGTGCCTGGAGATCGGCAACTTCGGCGCCAGCCTGCTGTTGCCCGAGGGCTTGTCTCCCGCCGCTTTCCCTCCGGGCTCGGGACTCGAGGGCCTGAGCATCGAGCGCGCGGGGCAGACCATCTTCCAGGCGCCGTGGGCCCACGTGCAGCGGGCCCAGCAGGTGCACGATCAATTCGGTCCCCACCTGCAACTGGACGTCTCCTGGGCGACGGCCATGCACCCGCCGCCGCCAGCGCCGGGCGTGACCATGGAGGACCCCGCCGAGGTCCAGGCCACGCTGCGCAAGGCCCTGCGCCGTGACTCCATCATGTGGGTGCAGCGCGCGAACGACCCTTCCGTGCAGCTGCGCCTGGAGTCGCCCTCCGTGGACGGCGCGGGGGAGATGCCCGTGCTGCGCTGCCAGTCCTCGGGGCTGCTGGAGGCCGGGGTCGGCGACGAGGTGGACCTGTTCTTCGAGATGGGAGGCCAGAGCTACTCGGGCGTGAGCCTGCTGCTCGTCAACGCTCCGGATGGGCAGATGGTGGTGGGCCTGCCGCGCTCGCTCGTCATCCGCAACTGGCGCAGCCTGCCGCGCTTCAAGCCCGTTCCCAGCCAGCGCTTCCTCCTGTCCTTCCAGGCCCCCATCACCGGACAGCCCACCACCCGGCCCGTGCTGGACATGAGCGTGGGGGGCCTGTCCTTCGCGTTCGATGCCTCCCGGGAAATCCTCCCCGCGGGCTCCCGCTTCGGCGCCTCGCTGCTGCTGCCGGATGGGCGGACCACCAACTGCCAGTTGGAGGTGCGCTCCATCCAGGCGATGCACTCGGAGGCGCAGCCGGGCGCGGACCTGCGTCCCTTTCGCGCCGGGGTGCGGCTGTCGGAGCTGTCCTCCGATGTGCACGCCGCCATCCTCCAGTCCTTCATCTCCGCGCGCTGCCAGGCCGTCTCCGAGGGGCATGAGCTGCCCTTCGAGCGGATCTGGCAACTCATGGAGGAGGCGCGCTACCGCTTCCACCCGGACTACCCCTTCAACTCCGAGCCGCCCCCCGCCGTGCTCGGCGACACCCACCGCAAGGTCTACTCCACCGGAGACCTGGGCCGCTGCCTCGTCTACACGAGCGACAAGGGCCTGCAGGGGCAGATCGCCGCGCTTCGCATCCACTCGCGCACCTGGCTCGTGCAGCACCTGGCCGTGAGGCCCGGCGTGCGCCGCAACGAGCAGGTCTCCTACGAGCTGAGCAACCTCGCCGTGGAGCTGGGCGAGGTGCAGCAGGACATCGAGTTCATCCGCTACTCCTGGCGCAAGGACAACCGCTGGCCGAGCCGCCGCATCGGTTGGCTCGCGCGGGCACTGGAAACACCGGGGCTGAGCTTCCTGCGCCACTTCGCCTATATGCGCATGCCGCTCACCTCCGAGGCGCCCCCGCTCGCGCGGGAGCTGCCCCGGGTGCGCGATGGGGTGCGCACCGATTTCGTGTGGATCGAGCTGTACCTGCGCGACCGCGGAGACCTGGTCCGCGTGCTGAGCGAGGATCTGCTCACGGACGAGGTGGACCTGGGCGCGCTGCGCGAGCGCTACCGGGCGCACGGACTGCACCGCAACCGCCGCGTCTTCGTCGTGGATGGGGACTACTCTCCCCTGGCCGTGGCCCTGTGCGAGGAGAGCACCCCGGGGCTCAACCTGTTGGAGAAGACGAACGCCTTCTGGCTGCTGGTGCCCAACCGGAACCATCCTCGGGCGCGCGAGGCCGTCCAGGCGCTCATCCAGCGCTGCGTGGACCATGCCCGTGAGCGCGGCCGGCCCTCCGCCATCGGCCTGGTGGACGAGGAGGACATCGACGTGCTCACCGAGGCGGGCTTCGAGAACCTGGGGCGCTTCTCCGAGTGGATCTTCCACCGCTCCATGGTCCGCCGGGTGTGTGAGCTGTGGCGCTCCGTGTTCGAGCGGTTGGGCGGTGCTCCCGCCCCCGACTGGTCAGGTGAGGAGTCCATCGAGTGA
- the nadA gene encoding quinolinate synthase NadA: MSPHVDLEQEIQDLKKRLNAVILAHYYQESEIQDVADFVGDSLALAQAAAKTTADVIVFCGVHFMAETAKILNPTRTVLLPDLKAGCSLSDRCPPAAFRAFKDKHPEHFVVSYVNSSAAVKAMSDVICTSSNAVKIVNRVPPERNILFAPDQHLGRYVMKQTGRDMVLWPGSCIVHEIFSEKKLVQLQVQYPNAEVVAHPECEASVLRHADFIGSTKALLDHVLSSPKREFIVVTEAGILHQMKRGAPDKLFIPAPPDNDCSCNECPYMRLNTMEKLYQCMKNGTPELTLPAELQTAALAPLRRMLEWSL, encoded by the coding sequence ATGAGCCCCCACGTGGATCTCGAACAGGAAATCCAGGATCTCAAGAAGCGGCTCAACGCCGTCATCCTGGCCCATTACTACCAGGAGAGTGAAATCCAGGATGTCGCCGATTTCGTCGGAGACAGTCTGGCGCTCGCCCAGGCCGCGGCGAAGACGACCGCGGACGTCATCGTCTTCTGTGGCGTGCACTTCATGGCGGAGACGGCGAAAATCCTCAATCCGACCCGCACGGTGCTCCTGCCAGACCTCAAGGCGGGCTGTTCCCTCTCGGACCGCTGCCCCCCGGCCGCCTTCCGCGCCTTCAAGGACAAGCACCCGGAGCACTTCGTGGTGAGCTACGTGAACAGCTCCGCCGCCGTGAAGGCGATGAGCGATGTCATCTGCACCTCGTCCAACGCGGTGAAGATCGTCAATCGAGTACCACCAGAGCGGAACATTCTCTTCGCACCGGATCAACACCTGGGCCGCTATGTGATGAAGCAGACGGGCCGGGACATGGTGCTGTGGCCGGGCAGCTGCATCGTGCACGAAATCTTCAGTGAGAAGAAATTGGTGCAACTCCAGGTGCAATACCCGAACGCCGAAGTGGTGGCACACCCGGAGTGTGAGGCATCCGTGCTGAGGCACGCCGACTTCATTGGTTCCACCAAGGCGCTGCTGGACCATGTCCTGAGCAGCCCCAAGCGGGAGTTCATCGTCGTCACCGAGGCGGGCATCCTCCACCAGATGAAACGCGGAGCCCCGGACAAACTCTTCATCCCCGCACCTCCGGACAATGACTGCTCGTGCAATGAATGTCCCTACATGCGGCTCAACACGATGGAGAAGCTCTACCAGTGCATGAAGAATGGGACACCGGAGCTCACCCTGCCCGCGGAACTCCAGACCGCCGCGCTCGCCCCCCTGCGGCGGATGCTGGAATGGTCACTGTGA
- a CDS encoding metallothionein yields the protein MRHIGMAVAVAALGGALLTAGGAEACEHPRTEARPAPETPAASPAREDASGEKASAVENAGAVDEPHAARCQCSSAADCTCRKGTCECPRCKKPRVEEGSPLDAERPVSREAPLDGIGA from the coding sequence ATGAGGCACATTGGGATGGCGGTGGCGGTGGCGGCCCTGGGTGGCGCGCTGCTCACGGCGGGTGGGGCGGAGGCCTGCGAGCACCCTCGGACCGAGGCCCGGCCCGCTCCCGAGACCCCGGCGGCGTCTCCCGCCCGCGAGGACGCTTCCGGAGAGAAGGCGTCGGCGGTGGAGAACGCGGGCGCCGTGGATGAGCCGCATGCCGCCCGGTGTCAGTGCAGCAGCGCGGCGGACTGCACCTGCAGGAAGGGCACCTGTGAGTGCCCCCGGTGCAAGAAGCCCCGCGTTGAAGAAGGCTCGCCGCTGGACGCCGAGCGCCCCGTGTCGCGCGAGGCGCCGCTGGACGGCATCGGGGCGTAG
- a CDS encoding serine/threonine-protein kinase: MAELFLAQEPPSPELLVIKRILPYLSEEPEFVQMFLDEARIAAQLHHPNVVQVFELGRINESIFIAMEYVEGVDLRRILAEETKFSAAVPYAVAARICSAVAAGLDHAHNSRGVDGRPLGLIHRDVSPQNVMVGYNGGVKLVDFGIAKAEALAERSKPGVIKGKFLYLSPEQVSQERLDHRSDIFALGVMLYEITTGRAPFARATTENILYAIRSENPSPPHLIRDDYPQELSRIVMKCLVKDRNQRYQRASQVQADLESLLESGVMRQSNDVAAYVARLLGEEEERTQLHVPIPGGRKDLAALMPPPGLAARPKRRSSSAPEVPLMGDSTEEEMATEMSRPRDMLAAVNAALGEEESEEPTAVGTLPGRAPPPASPPARQPSRPPPPVPFDDDEESDEATAQERFGRGTPGGRRPAPPPPRRSPESLSGMERRRGPPVIEEEEGDLSSASHSVSTVNDRSPARAPASSRFEDSGTMSLPGSARAASSAEEDDEDDESTSTYANQLTGVGKAPVAPRPPSRLRLVLVAFAALIIVLGLGAAWIYFTTPAPEPSAKGWPRREKAASHPPSTAPTTGSPSTEVGVAPTPGPTGVTAGSATTPTPPVTGGTPNATDLPEKTSPTSPPTPPEKVKVQFKAPKGSSLKVGGEEVKPNKYLSLDPGTVQVRFRCPGYRGQKGTRDFLVPENPSEQVIFTLTCRANGRR; this comes from the coding sequence ATGGCGGAGCTGTTCCTCGCGCAGGAGCCACCCAGCCCGGAGCTGCTGGTCATCAAGCGCATTCTTCCCTACCTGTCGGAGGAGCCGGAATTCGTCCAGATGTTCCTGGACGAGGCGCGCATCGCCGCCCAGCTCCACCACCCCAACGTCGTGCAGGTCTTCGAGCTGGGGCGCATCAACGAGAGCATCTTCATCGCGATGGAGTACGTCGAGGGCGTGGACCTGCGGCGCATCCTCGCCGAGGAGACGAAGTTCTCCGCCGCCGTGCCCTACGCCGTGGCCGCTCGCATCTGCTCCGCGGTGGCCGCGGGGTTGGACCATGCGCACAACTCCCGGGGGGTGGACGGACGGCCCCTGGGGCTCATCCACCGCGACGTCAGTCCCCAGAACGTGATGGTGGGCTACAACGGCGGGGTGAAGCTGGTGGACTTCGGCATCGCCAAGGCCGAGGCCCTCGCCGAGCGCAGCAAACCCGGCGTCATCAAGGGCAAGTTCCTCTACCTCTCCCCCGAGCAGGTGTCCCAGGAGCGGTTGGATCACCGCTCGGACATCTTCGCGCTCGGGGTGATGCTCTACGAAATCACCACCGGACGCGCGCCCTTCGCGCGGGCGACGACGGAGAACATCCTCTACGCCATCCGCTCGGAGAATCCGTCTCCGCCGCACCTCATCCGCGACGACTACCCGCAGGAGCTGTCGCGCATCGTCATGAAGTGCCTGGTCAAGGATCGCAACCAGCGCTACCAGCGCGCCTCCCAGGTGCAGGCGGATCTGGAGTCCCTGCTGGAGTCCGGGGTGATGCGGCAGAGCAACGACGTGGCGGCCTACGTCGCGCGCCTGCTCGGCGAGGAGGAGGAGCGCACCCAGTTGCATGTGCCCATCCCCGGCGGGCGCAAGGACCTGGCCGCCCTGATGCCCCCTCCGGGACTCGCCGCGCGCCCCAAGCGCCGCTCCAGCAGCGCGCCGGAGGTGCCGCTCATGGGCGACTCCACCGAGGAGGAGATGGCCACGGAGATGTCCCGTCCGCGCGACATGCTCGCCGCCGTCAACGCGGCGCTGGGCGAGGAGGAGTCGGAAGAGCCCACCGCCGTGGGGACCCTGCCCGGACGCGCTCCGCCTCCCGCGAGTCCCCCGGCCCGGCAGCCATCCCGGCCTCCGCCCCCCGTGCCGTTCGACGACGATGAGGAATCCGACGAGGCCACGGCCCAGGAGCGTTTCGGCCGGGGCACTCCGGGAGGACGCCGCCCCGCGCCGCCTCCTCCGCGCAGGTCTCCCGAGTCCCTGTCCGGGATGGAGCGCCGTCGCGGCCCGCCGGTGATCGAGGAGGAAGAGGGAGACCTGTCCTCCGCGTCGCACTCGGTCTCCACGGTGAATGATCGGAGCCCCGCGCGTGCGCCCGCCTCGTCGCGGTTCGAGGACTCGGGGACGATGAGCCTGCCGGGGAGCGCGCGCGCCGCTTCCTCCGCCGAGGAGGACGACGAGGATGATGAGTCCACCTCGACCTACGCGAACCAGCTCACCGGAGTGGGCAAGGCGCCCGTCGCCCCCCGGCCTCCGAGCCGGTTGCGGCTGGTGCTGGTCGCTTTCGCGGCGTTGATCATCGTGTTGGGCCTGGGGGCCGCCTGGATCTACTTCACCACCCCCGCGCCCGAGCCGTCCGCCAAGGGTTGGCCCCGGCGGGAGAAGGCCGCGAGCCACCCGCCATCGACCGCGCCGACGACCGGCAGCCCTTCGACCGAGGTGGGAGTCGCACCCACTCCGGGTCCGACGGGGGTCACGGCTGGGTCCGCTACGACCCCCACTCCCCCCGTTACAGGTGGGACTCCGAACGCCACGGACCTACCTGAGAAGACATCGCCCACCTCGCCTCCCACTCCTCCCGAGAAGGTCAAGGTGCAGTTCAAGGCGCCCAAGGGGAGCTCCCTGAAGGTGGGAGGCGAGGAGGTGAAGCCCAACAAATACCTGTCCTTGGATCCGGGCACGGTGCAGGTGCGCTTCCGGTGCCCGGGCTACCGGGGGCAGAAGGGGACACGGGATTTCCTGGTTCCCGAGAACCCGTCCGAGCAGGTCATCTTCACGCTGACTTGCCGCGCGAACGGCCGGCGGTAG
- a CDS encoding glycerophosphodiester phosphodiesterase: MSPTPHAFFRGLTPTLHIAHRGGSLLAPENTLTAFRRAVAQYRTQMLETDVHLSRDGELVVAHDATLERCTDGTGPLADLTLAELRRLDAGHGFTLDGGQSHPFRGQGERLPTLREVLRAFPDLRLNIEVKPDTPGIEDAFFQVLREEGAFGRVCVGSEQDAVAERLVRVMPDVCHFYPRDALTAFVLGVRSGEPPPEDPRYSVLDMPLYFGDVRLVDESLLREARARGKWINVWTVDDPQEMRQLVAEGVGGIMTDRPDLLRQVLDALPNPR; this comes from the coding sequence ATGTCTCCCACCCCGCACGCCTTCTTCCGAGGCCTGACCCCCACCCTGCACATCGCCCACCGGGGAGGCTCGCTGCTCGCGCCGGAAAACACCCTGACCGCCTTCCGGAGGGCGGTGGCGCAGTACCGGACCCAGATGCTGGAAACGGACGTGCACCTGAGCCGCGACGGCGAGCTGGTGGTGGCCCATGACGCCACCCTGGAGCGGTGCACCGATGGCACGGGCCCGCTGGCCGACCTCACCCTGGCCGAGCTGCGGCGGCTGGACGCGGGCCACGGCTTCACCCTGGATGGTGGCCAGAGCCATCCCTTCCGGGGCCAGGGCGAGCGGCTGCCCACCCTGCGCGAGGTGCTGCGCGCCTTCCCGGACCTGCGCCTCAACATCGAGGTGAAGCCGGACACGCCGGGGATCGAGGACGCCTTCTTCCAGGTGCTGCGCGAGGAAGGAGCGTTCGGGCGCGTGTGCGTGGGCAGCGAGCAGGACGCGGTGGCCGAGCGGCTCGTGCGGGTGATGCCGGACGTGTGCCACTTCTACCCCCGCGACGCGCTCACCGCCTTCGTGCTCGGGGTGCGCTCGGGGGAGCCGCCCCCGGAGGACCCGCGCTACAGCGTCCTGGACATGCCCCTGTACTTCGGCGACGTGCGCCTGGTGGACGAGTCCCTGCTGCGCGAGGCCCGCGCGCGGGGCAAGTGGATCAACGTGTGGACGGTGGATGACCCCCAGGAGATGCGCCAGCTCGTGGCCGAGGGGGTGGGCGGGATCATGACGGACCGGCCGGACCTGCTGCGCCAGGTCTTGGACGCGCTCCCCAACCCGCGTTAA
- a CDS encoding deoxynucleoside kinase, translating into MRVPRARRFVALAGNIGAGKTTAAKLISQSFGFELFDEPVIDNRFLKDYYANMGRWSFTLQLEFLIRRVEHHELIHSVKKSCVQDRTLYEDPEIFAKYLHGLGHLTNAELDLYFEYFQRLTRGIVQPDRVICFDVPQVDVLLGRILERGREEEKGMQKGFLRGLNGYYAGFPLVLQNKYGVDCLVLDVSTQDIRSGRGREEFLDRVSSFLA; encoded by the coding sequence GTGCGGGTGCCCCGCGCCCGGCGCTTCGTGGCCCTGGCCGGCAACATCGGCGCGGGCAAGACGACCGCCGCCAAGCTCATCAGCCAGTCCTTCGGCTTCGAGCTCTTCGACGAGCCCGTCATCGACAACCGCTTCCTCAAGGACTACTACGCGAACATGGGGCGGTGGTCCTTCACCCTCCAGCTCGAGTTCCTCATCCGGCGCGTCGAGCACCACGAGCTCATCCACTCGGTGAAGAAGAGCTGCGTGCAGGACCGCACGCTGTACGAGGATCCGGAGATCTTCGCCAAGTACCTGCACGGCCTGGGGCACCTGACGAACGCGGAGTTGGATCTGTACTTCGAGTACTTCCAGCGCCTCACGCGCGGCATCGTGCAGCCGGACCGAGTCATCTGCTTCGACGTGCCCCAGGTGGACGTGCTGCTCGGACGCATCCTCGAGCGGGGCCGGGAGGAGGAAAAGGGCATGCAGAAGGGCTTCCTTCGCGGCCTCAACGGCTACTACGCCGGCTTCCCCCTGGTGCTGCAGAACAAGTATGGCGTGGACTGCCTGGTGCTGGACGTGTCCACCCAGGACATCCGCTCCGGCCGGGGACGCGAGGAGTTCCTCGACCGCGTCTCTTCCTTCCTCGCCTGA
- a CDS encoding acyl-CoA thioesterase gives MPELPPKSPRESEVVMTQMILPSDANSVNTAFGGKVMEWIDICGAVAAQRHCRQVVVTASMDDLHFHAPIKVGWTLTLHSRVIATFRTSMEVGVTAIAENPLTGDKSLTTSALLTFVALTAEGQRVPVPPLKLETEEERAAFREAEQRRQERLARKPTSFAWQKVIKPGAAG, from the coding sequence GTGCCCGAGTTGCCGCCCAAGAGCCCCCGCGAGTCCGAAGTGGTGATGACGCAGATGATCCTCCCCTCGGACGCCAACTCGGTGAACACCGCGTTCGGCGGCAAGGTGATGGAGTGGATCGACATCTGCGGCGCCGTGGCCGCCCAGCGCCACTGCCGTCAGGTGGTGGTCACCGCGTCCATGGACGATCTGCACTTCCACGCCCCCATCAAGGTGGGCTGGACGCTGACCCTGCACTCGCGCGTCATCGCCACCTTCCGGACCTCCATGGAGGTGGGCGTCACGGCGATCGCGGAGAACCCGCTCACCGGAGACAAGAGCCTGACCACGAGCGCCCTGCTCACCTTCGTGGCGCTCACGGCCGAGGGCCAGCGCGTGCCCGTGCCGCCCCTCAAGCTGGAAACCGAGGAGGAGCGCGCCGCGTTCCGCGAGGCCGAGCAGCGGCGTCAGGAGCGGCTGGCGCGCAAGCCCACGAGCTTCGCCTGGCAGAAGGTCATCAAGCCCGGCGCGGCGGGGTGA
- a CDS encoding HesB/IscA family protein, translating to MDTTTPNPVQTTPAPQGTPAPAVTLTAAAVAQVKKVIQDQGFEGYLFSIRVVPAGCSGLGYDLNMVREAKPNDILWEQDGVKLTTDALSNQYLSGTEIDFVTSVTGAGFKFNNPNAKSSCGCGTSFST from the coding sequence ATGGATACCACCACCCCGAATCCCGTTCAGACCACCCCCGCCCCCCAGGGCACGCCCGCTCCCGCGGTGACGCTCACCGCGGCCGCCGTGGCCCAGGTGAAGAAGGTCATCCAGGATCAGGGCTTCGAGGGCTACCTGTTCTCCATCCGCGTGGTGCCGGCGGGCTGCAGCGGCCTGGGCTACGACCTGAACATGGTGCGCGAGGCCAAGCCCAACGACATCCTCTGGGAGCAGGACGGCGTGAAGCTCACCACCGACGCCCTGAGCAACCAGTACCTGTCGGGCACGGAGATCGACTTCGTGACCTCCGTCACCGGCGCCGGCTTCAAGTTCAACAACCCGAACGCCAAGTCGTCCTGCGGGTGCGGTACGTCGTTCTCCACCTGA
- the moeB gene encoding molybdopterin-synthase adenylyltransferase MoeB, producing the protein MAATFRELLSATKKEIREVSIEDVQRLLEARAPVKLIDVREADEYAGGRLPGAVHVPRGFLELRIEDKAARDEELILYCAGGTRSALAAATLGHMGYTRVASLAGGFSRWSDAHLPVEKPRVLTPAQKERYRRHLTLPEVGEEGQAKLLASKVLLLGAGGLGSPAALYLAAAGVGTLGIVDADVVDVSNLQRQVLHTHERAGQPKVDSARQALEALNPDVKVVPIRERLTSDNALRVLQGYDLVLDGGDNFPTRYLLNDACVLLGLPNLHGSIFRFEGQVTTFVPGQGPCYRCLYPTPPPPELAPSCAEAGVLGVLPGIIGLMQANEALKLLLGVGEPLVGRLLTFDALGTRFQELKLRRDPRCPVCAPGAKVELIDYERFCASSA; encoded by the coding sequence ATGGCCGCCACCTTCCGCGAATTGTTGTCCGCCACGAAGAAGGAGATCCGCGAGGTCTCCATCGAGGACGTCCAGCGTCTGCTGGAGGCCCGCGCGCCCGTGAAGCTCATCGACGTGCGCGAGGCGGACGAGTACGCGGGCGGACGGCTGCCGGGGGCCGTGCACGTGCCCCGGGGCTTCCTCGAGCTGCGCATCGAGGACAAGGCCGCGCGCGACGAGGAGCTCATCCTCTATTGCGCGGGAGGCACCCGCTCGGCCCTGGCCGCCGCCACACTGGGGCACATGGGCTACACGCGCGTGGCCTCGCTCGCCGGAGGCTTCAGCCGCTGGAGCGACGCGCACCTGCCCGTGGAGAAGCCCCGCGTCCTCACCCCCGCCCAGAAGGAGCGCTACCGCCGCCACCTCACCCTCCCCGAGGTGGGCGAGGAGGGACAGGCGAAGCTGCTCGCGTCCAAGGTGCTGCTGCTCGGCGCGGGGGGGCTCGGCTCTCCCGCCGCGCTCTACCTGGCCGCCGCGGGCGTGGGCACGCTGGGCATCGTCGACGCGGACGTGGTGGACGTGAGCAACCTGCAGCGGCAGGTGCTCCACACCCACGAGCGCGCCGGCCAGCCCAAGGTGGACAGCGCCCGGCAGGCGCTCGAGGCGCTCAACCCCGACGTGAAGGTGGTGCCCATCCGGGAACGGCTCACCTCCGACAACGCCCTGCGCGTGCTCCAGGGGTATGACCTGGTGCTCGACGGCGGGGACAACTTCCCCACGCGCTACCTGCTCAACGACGCCTGCGTCCTGCTCGGCCTGCCCAACCTGCACGGCTCCATCTTCCGCTTCGAGGGCCAGGTGACCACGTTCGTCCCGGGCCAGGGGCCGTGCTACCGCTGCCTCTACCCCACCCCCCCGCCGCCCGAGCTCGCGCCGTCCTGCGCCGAGGCGGGTGTGCTCGGCGTGCTCCCTGGCATCATCGGCCTGATGCAGGCCAACGAAGCCCTCAAGCTGCTGCTCGGCGTGGGCGAACCGCTCGTGGGCCGCCTGCTCACCTTCGACGCGCTCGGCACCCGCTTCCAGGAGCTCAAGCTGCGCCGGGATCCCCGCTGCCCCGTGTGCGCGCCCGGGGCGAAGGTGGAGCTCATCGACTACGAGCGCTTCTGCGCCTCGTCCGCCTGA
- a CDS encoding rhodanese-like domain-containing protein → MPIPEIDPTTLAARLSSPPESRPVLLDVRFPEEHAYVALPDSVLIPLPELDERAEELEAFRHRPIVVYCHHGVRSLDGTAYLRARGLDAVSLRGGIDLYARVVDPTLTRY, encoded by the coding sequence ATGCCCATCCCCGAGATCGATCCCACCACCCTCGCCGCCCGGCTCTCCAGCCCGCCCGAGTCCCGGCCCGTGCTGCTCGACGTGCGCTTCCCCGAGGAACATGCCTACGTGGCCCTGCCGGACTCGGTGCTCATCCCCCTGCCGGAGCTGGACGAGCGCGCCGAGGAGCTGGAGGCCTTCCGCCACCGCCCCATCGTCGTCTACTGCCACCACGGCGTGCGCAGCCTGGACGGCACCGCGTACCTGCGCGCGCGGGGCCTGGACGCGGTGTCCCTGCGCGGGGGAATCGATCTCTACGCCCGCGTGGTGGACCCGACGCTCACCCGGTACTGA